A single Oryzias melastigma strain HK-1 linkage group LG24, ASM292280v2, whole genome shotgun sequence DNA region contains:
- the LOC112158319 gene encoding rho GTPase-activating protein 18 isoform X3: MGHYTLQPNHNPQHRDKHENSTSINSSLLPKPNSDPSSKSQLSSSPKSTTSPRHSPNIRPRPTCQRSSSQDSLDELQMDDYWKEVENITCSGGGAGKGEGEPQEEEHPKIPEEGEQEEAWLTEAGLARLFDDSLAADDQDQEEDSAVFLSTLTRTQVAAVERRVQQTLLRRRNRQHLPDVRDIFRPPAKDEETPRLQRRSENGPKDASAAETETELNVEVAFSEQALSYWDNQHKVKVSTNLNAPDDKLPNFKVLRDKTGQTRAEDLSPLDMMKVRRLVLVEMTALFDTAGIDLKTHKPVKVKTRDSGLFGVPLNTLLDQDQRRAPGTKVPLILQKLISHIKEEGLDTEGLLRIPGAATRVKALCQELESSFCDGAFPWQQVKQHDAASLLKLFIRELPHPLLTVEYLNAFIAVNKFPTKKQQLQALNLLVLLLPEANRNTLKALVEFFQHVIDHQAQNKMTLNNVSVVMAPNIFMFKGFRSKVSEQKEISMATSTANIVRLLIRYQNLLWTIPKFILNQVRQHNMESQRKQNNQRAVRKLLKKITTDKPSEKSIPEVGQENSQGFIRVQAPQFSKVSMAVQLTEELQAVDVLTRFLSQDRLVTVKKEDLCLFEIGGNIKERCLDGETFMKDLYHLNPTAEWVIKLVQR, from the exons ATGGGACACTACACTCTGCAGCCGAACCACAACCCACAGCACAGAGACAAGCACGAGAACTCCACCAGCATCAATTCATCACTGCTCCCAAAGCCAAACTCTGACCCCAGCTCCAAGTCTCAGCTCTCCTCCAGCCCCAAGTCCACCACCAGCCCTCGGCACAGTCCCAACATTCGACCACGGCCCACATGTCAGCGCAGCAGCTCTCAG GACTCTCTGGATGAGCTGCAGATGGACGATTACTGGAAGGAAGTGGAGAACATCACCTGCTCCGGAGGAGGTGCAGGCAAAGGAGAAGGAGAGCCTCAAGAGGAGGAACATCCAAAAATTCCTGAAG aaggagagcaggaggaggcgTGGCTTACAGAGGCGGGGCTAGCACGTCTGTTTGATGATTCGCTTGCAGCGGATGACCAGGATCAG GAAGAAGACAGTGCAGTCTTCCTGTCCACACTGACCAGAACACAGGTCGCAGCTGTGGAGCGCCGCGTGCAGCAGACGCTGTTACGCCGACGCAACCGCCAGCACCTCCCTGATGTCCGGGACATATTCAGGCCTCCAGCGAAG GACGAGGAGACTCCCCGACTGCAAAGGAGAAGTGAGAATGGACCAAAAGATGCCTCAGCAGCTG AAACAGAGACGGAGCTTAACGTGGAAGTGGCCTTTTCTGAGCAGGCCCTCTCTTACTGGGACAATCAGCACAAAGTAAAGGTTAGCACCAACCTGAACGCCCCCGACGACAAACTCCCG AACTTCAAGGTGCTTCGAGATAAAACGGGTCAGACCAGAGCTGAAGATCTGTCTCCTTTGGATATGATGAAG GTGCGCAGGCTGGTGCTAGTGGAAATGACGGCTCTGTTTGACACGGCCGGGATCGATCTGAAGACCCACAAACCCGTCAAAGTCAAGACCAGAG ACAGCGGTTTGTTTGGCGTTCCTCTCAACACTTTATTGGATCAGGACCAGAGACGGGCTCCTGGGACCAAAGTGCCTTTAATCCTGCAGAAA CTCATCAGTCATATTAAGGAGGAGGGCTTAGACACAGAGGGGCTGCTGCGCATTCCTGGAGCAGCCACCAGAGTCAAG GCTCTGTGTCAGGAGCTCGAGTCTTCTTTCTGTGACGGggcatttccatggcaacaggtGAAACAGCACGATGCTGCCAGCCTTTTGAAACTCTTCATCAGGGAGCTGCCTCATCCTCTACTGACTGTGGAGTACCTGAATGCTTTCATAGCAGTCAACA AGTTCCCCACCAAGAAGCAGCAGTTACAGGCCCTGAACCTGCTGGTTCTGCTGTTACCTGAAGCCAATCGGAACACACTGAAG gctttggtggagttttTTCAACACGTGATCGACCATCAGGCCCAGAATAAAATGACTCTCAACAACGTTTCTGTTGTCATGGCGCCCAACATCTTCATGTTTAAAGGTTTCAGGTCTAAAGTCTCAGAACAGAAGGaaatctccatggcaaccagtACTGCCAACATTGTCAGGCTGCTGATCAGATATCAGAATCTTCTGTGGACA atcccaaagttcattttaaaccaGGTGAGACAGCACAACATGGAAAGTCAAAGGAAGCAAAACAATCAGAGGGCTGTCCGGAAGCTGCTGAAGAAGATAACCACCGACAAACCCTCAGAAAAATCCATCCCTGAGGTAGGACAG GAAAACTCACAGGGATTTATTCGGGTTCAAGCTCCCCAATTCAGTAAAGTCTCCATGGCAGTCCAGCTGACggaggagctgcaggctgtGGACGTGCTGACACGCTTTCTCAGCCAGGACAG GTTGGTGACAGTGAAAAAAGAGGATTTGTGTCTCTTTGAGATTGGTGGAAACATCA AGGAGAGATGTCTGGATGGAGAGACATTCATGAAGGACCTCTACCATCTAAACCCTACAGCAGAGTGGGTCATCAAGCTTGTACAGAGATGA
- the LOC112158319 gene encoding rho GTPase-activating protein 18 isoform X1, whose product MSRQHQGVVLTAYHSSARDEPQTGPGPNHQLAASSPKMGHYTLQPNHNPQHRDKHENSTSINSSLLPKPNSDPSSKSQLSSSPKSTTSPRHSPNIRPRPTCQRSSSQDSLDELQMDDYWKEVENITCSGGGAGKGEGEPQEEEHPKIPEEGEQEEAWLTEAGLARLFDDSLAADDQDQEEDSAVFLSTLTRTQVAAVERRVQQTLLRRRNRQHLPDVRDIFRPPAKDEETPRLQRRSENGPKDASAAETETELNVEVAFSEQALSYWDNQHKVKVSTNLNAPDDKLPNFKVLRDKTGQTRAEDLSPLDMMKVRRLVLVEMTALFDTAGIDLKTHKPVKVKTRDSGLFGVPLNTLLDQDQRRAPGTKVPLILQKLISHIKEEGLDTEGLLRIPGAATRVKALCQELESSFCDGAFPWQQVKQHDAASLLKLFIRELPHPLLTVEYLNAFIAVNKFPTKKQQLQALNLLVLLLPEANRNTLKALVEFFQHVIDHQAQNKMTLNNVSVVMAPNIFMFKGFRSKVSEQKEISMATSTANIVRLLIRYQNLLWTIPKFILNQVRQHNMESQRKQNNQRAVRKLLKKITTDKPSEKSIPEVGQENSQGFIRVQAPQFSKVSMAVQLTEELQAVDVLTRFLSQDRLVTVKKEDLCLFEIGGNIKERCLDGETFMKDLYHLNPTAEWVIKLVQR is encoded by the exons CCCCAAAATGGGACACTACACTCTGCAGCCGAACCACAACCCACAGCACAGAGACAAGCACGAGAACTCCACCAGCATCAATTCATCACTGCTCCCAAAGCCAAACTCTGACCCCAGCTCCAAGTCTCAGCTCTCCTCCAGCCCCAAGTCCACCACCAGCCCTCGGCACAGTCCCAACATTCGACCACGGCCCACATGTCAGCGCAGCAGCTCTCAG GACTCTCTGGATGAGCTGCAGATGGACGATTACTGGAAGGAAGTGGAGAACATCACCTGCTCCGGAGGAGGTGCAGGCAAAGGAGAAGGAGAGCCTCAAGAGGAGGAACATCCAAAAATTCCTGAAG aaggagagcaggaggaggcgTGGCTTACAGAGGCGGGGCTAGCACGTCTGTTTGATGATTCGCTTGCAGCGGATGACCAGGATCAG GAAGAAGACAGTGCAGTCTTCCTGTCCACACTGACCAGAACACAGGTCGCAGCTGTGGAGCGCCGCGTGCAGCAGACGCTGTTACGCCGACGCAACCGCCAGCACCTCCCTGATGTCCGGGACATATTCAGGCCTCCAGCGAAG GACGAGGAGACTCCCCGACTGCAAAGGAGAAGTGAGAATGGACCAAAAGATGCCTCAGCAGCTG AAACAGAGACGGAGCTTAACGTGGAAGTGGCCTTTTCTGAGCAGGCCCTCTCTTACTGGGACAATCAGCACAAAGTAAAGGTTAGCACCAACCTGAACGCCCCCGACGACAAACTCCCG AACTTCAAGGTGCTTCGAGATAAAACGGGTCAGACCAGAGCTGAAGATCTGTCTCCTTTGGATATGATGAAG GTGCGCAGGCTGGTGCTAGTGGAAATGACGGCTCTGTTTGACACGGCCGGGATCGATCTGAAGACCCACAAACCCGTCAAAGTCAAGACCAGAG ACAGCGGTTTGTTTGGCGTTCCTCTCAACACTTTATTGGATCAGGACCAGAGACGGGCTCCTGGGACCAAAGTGCCTTTAATCCTGCAGAAA CTCATCAGTCATATTAAGGAGGAGGGCTTAGACACAGAGGGGCTGCTGCGCATTCCTGGAGCAGCCACCAGAGTCAAG GCTCTGTGTCAGGAGCTCGAGTCTTCTTTCTGTGACGGggcatttccatggcaacaggtGAAACAGCACGATGCTGCCAGCCTTTTGAAACTCTTCATCAGGGAGCTGCCTCATCCTCTACTGACTGTGGAGTACCTGAATGCTTTCATAGCAGTCAACA AGTTCCCCACCAAGAAGCAGCAGTTACAGGCCCTGAACCTGCTGGTTCTGCTGTTACCTGAAGCCAATCGGAACACACTGAAG gctttggtggagttttTTCAACACGTGATCGACCATCAGGCCCAGAATAAAATGACTCTCAACAACGTTTCTGTTGTCATGGCGCCCAACATCTTCATGTTTAAAGGTTTCAGGTCTAAAGTCTCAGAACAGAAGGaaatctccatggcaaccagtACTGCCAACATTGTCAGGCTGCTGATCAGATATCAGAATCTTCTGTGGACA atcccaaagttcattttaaaccaGGTGAGACAGCACAACATGGAAAGTCAAAGGAAGCAAAACAATCAGAGGGCTGTCCGGAAGCTGCTGAAGAAGATAACCACCGACAAACCCTCAGAAAAATCCATCCCTGAGGTAGGACAG GAAAACTCACAGGGATTTATTCGGGTTCAAGCTCCCCAATTCAGTAAAGTCTCCATGGCAGTCCAGCTGACggaggagctgcaggctgtGGACGTGCTGACACGCTTTCTCAGCCAGGACAG GTTGGTGACAGTGAAAAAAGAGGATTTGTGTCTCTTTGAGATTGGTGGAAACATCA AGGAGAGATGTCTGGATGGAGAGACATTCATGAAGGACCTCTACCATCTAAACCCTACAGCAGAGTGGGTCATCAAGCTTGTACAGAGATGA
- the LOC112158319 gene encoding rho GTPase-activating protein 18 isoform X2: MSRQHQGVVLTAYHSSARDEPQTGPGPNHQLAASSPKMGHYTLQPNHNPQHRDKHENSTSINSSLLPKPNSDPSSKSQLSSSPKSTTSPRHSPNIRPRPTCQRSSSQDSLDELQMDDYWKEVENITCSGGGAGKGEGEPQEEEHPKIPEEGEQEEAWLTEAGLARLFDDSLAADDQDQEEDSAVFLSTLTRTQVAAVERRVQQTLLRRRNRQHLPDVRDIFRPPAKDEETPRLQRRSENGPKDASAAETETELNVEVAFSEQALSYWDNQHKVKVSTNLNAPDDKLPNFKVLRDKTGQTRAEDLSPLDMMKVRRLVLVEMTALFDTAGIDLKTHKPVKVKTRDSGLFGVPLNTLLDQDQRRAPGTKVPLILQKLISHIKEEGLDTEGLLRIPGAATRVKALCQELESSFCDGAFPWQQVKQHDAASLLKLFIRELPHPLLTVEYLNAFIAVNKFPTKKQQLQALNLLVLLLPEANRNTLKALVEFFQHVIDHQAQNKMTLNNVSVVMAPNIFMFKGFRSKVSEQKEISMATSTANIVRLLIRYQNLLWTIPKFILNQVRQHNMESQRKQNNQRAVRKLLKKITTDKPSEKSIPEENSQGFIRVQAPQFSKVSMAVQLTEELQAVDVLTRFLSQDRLVTVKKEDLCLFEIGGNIKERCLDGETFMKDLYHLNPTAEWVIKLVQR; encoded by the exons CCCCAAAATGGGACACTACACTCTGCAGCCGAACCACAACCCACAGCACAGAGACAAGCACGAGAACTCCACCAGCATCAATTCATCACTGCTCCCAAAGCCAAACTCTGACCCCAGCTCCAAGTCTCAGCTCTCCTCCAGCCCCAAGTCCACCACCAGCCCTCGGCACAGTCCCAACATTCGACCACGGCCCACATGTCAGCGCAGCAGCTCTCAG GACTCTCTGGATGAGCTGCAGATGGACGATTACTGGAAGGAAGTGGAGAACATCACCTGCTCCGGAGGAGGTGCAGGCAAAGGAGAAGGAGAGCCTCAAGAGGAGGAACATCCAAAAATTCCTGAAG aaggagagcaggaggaggcgTGGCTTACAGAGGCGGGGCTAGCACGTCTGTTTGATGATTCGCTTGCAGCGGATGACCAGGATCAG GAAGAAGACAGTGCAGTCTTCCTGTCCACACTGACCAGAACACAGGTCGCAGCTGTGGAGCGCCGCGTGCAGCAGACGCTGTTACGCCGACGCAACCGCCAGCACCTCCCTGATGTCCGGGACATATTCAGGCCTCCAGCGAAG GACGAGGAGACTCCCCGACTGCAAAGGAGAAGTGAGAATGGACCAAAAGATGCCTCAGCAGCTG AAACAGAGACGGAGCTTAACGTGGAAGTGGCCTTTTCTGAGCAGGCCCTCTCTTACTGGGACAATCAGCACAAAGTAAAGGTTAGCACCAACCTGAACGCCCCCGACGACAAACTCCCG AACTTCAAGGTGCTTCGAGATAAAACGGGTCAGACCAGAGCTGAAGATCTGTCTCCTTTGGATATGATGAAG GTGCGCAGGCTGGTGCTAGTGGAAATGACGGCTCTGTTTGACACGGCCGGGATCGATCTGAAGACCCACAAACCCGTCAAAGTCAAGACCAGAG ACAGCGGTTTGTTTGGCGTTCCTCTCAACACTTTATTGGATCAGGACCAGAGACGGGCTCCTGGGACCAAAGTGCCTTTAATCCTGCAGAAA CTCATCAGTCATATTAAGGAGGAGGGCTTAGACACAGAGGGGCTGCTGCGCATTCCTGGAGCAGCCACCAGAGTCAAG GCTCTGTGTCAGGAGCTCGAGTCTTCTTTCTGTGACGGggcatttccatggcaacaggtGAAACAGCACGATGCTGCCAGCCTTTTGAAACTCTTCATCAGGGAGCTGCCTCATCCTCTACTGACTGTGGAGTACCTGAATGCTTTCATAGCAGTCAACA AGTTCCCCACCAAGAAGCAGCAGTTACAGGCCCTGAACCTGCTGGTTCTGCTGTTACCTGAAGCCAATCGGAACACACTGAAG gctttggtggagttttTTCAACACGTGATCGACCATCAGGCCCAGAATAAAATGACTCTCAACAACGTTTCTGTTGTCATGGCGCCCAACATCTTCATGTTTAAAGGTTTCAGGTCTAAAGTCTCAGAACAGAAGGaaatctccatggcaaccagtACTGCCAACATTGTCAGGCTGCTGATCAGATATCAGAATCTTCTGTGGACA atcccaaagttcattttaaaccaGGTGAGACAGCACAACATGGAAAGTCAAAGGAAGCAAAACAATCAGAGGGCTGTCCGGAAGCTGCTGAAGAAGATAACCACCGACAAACCCTCAGAAAAATCCATCCCTGAG GAAAACTCACAGGGATTTATTCGGGTTCAAGCTCCCCAATTCAGTAAAGTCTCCATGGCAGTCCAGCTGACggaggagctgcaggctgtGGACGTGCTGACACGCTTTCTCAGCCAGGACAG GTTGGTGACAGTGAAAAAAGAGGATTTGTGTCTCTTTGAGATTGGTGGAAACATCA AGGAGAGATGTCTGGATGGAGAGACATTCATGAAGGACCTCTACCATCTAAACCCTACAGCAGAGTGGGTCATCAAGCTTGTACAGAGATGA